A portion of the Streptomyces platensis genome contains these proteins:
- a CDS encoding SAM-dependent methyltransferase, translating into MSEHDSVVDLQLDRAHSSRIYDYFLGGKTNFLADRMAAGSVLGVFPAALVAARINREFMHRATRVLAASGLRQFLDIGTGIPTPPNLHDIAQGTAPDARVVYTDNDPIVLAHAAALLIGTAEGRTAYVQADVSDPEGILTAPQLLDTLDLTRPVALSLNALMHFVPDDGEDRAHTIVETLKAALPSGSTLALSHATPDFSPEAMRKIIKIYGDAGTRLQFRSRAEVLRFFDGWELLEPGLTLPHQWRPERPEDATHVTDAEAACYAGVARKP; encoded by the coding sequence ATGAGCGAGCACGATTCCGTGGTGGACCTACAGCTGGACCGGGCCCACTCGTCCCGGATCTATGACTATTTCCTGGGCGGCAAGACCAACTTCCTGGCCGACCGGATGGCCGCCGGGAGCGTCCTGGGTGTCTTCCCCGCCGCGCTGGTCGCCGCCCGCATCAACCGCGAGTTCATGCACCGCGCCACCCGGGTCCTCGCCGCCTCCGGTCTGCGGCAGTTCCTCGACATCGGCACCGGCATCCCCACCCCGCCGAACCTCCACGACATCGCCCAGGGCACCGCCCCCGACGCCCGGGTCGTCTACACCGACAACGACCCGATCGTCCTCGCGCACGCCGCGGCCCTGCTGATCGGCACCGCCGAGGGCCGCACGGCGTACGTCCAAGCCGATGTCAGCGACCCCGAGGGCATCCTCACCGCACCTCAGCTTCTCGACACCCTCGACCTGACCCGCCCGGTCGCGCTCAGTCTGAACGCCCTGATGCACTTCGTCCCCGACGACGGCGAGGACCGCGCCCACACCATCGTCGAGACCCTCAAGGCCGCACTGCCCAGCGGCAGCACCCTGGCGCTGAGCCATGCCACACCGGACTTCAGCCCCGAGGCGATGCGGAAGATCATCAAGATCTACGGCGATGCGGGCACCCGGCTCCAGTTCCGCTCCCGCGCCGAGGTCCTGCGCTTCTTCGACGGCTGGGAGCTGCTGGAACCGGGCCTCACGCTCCCTCACCAGTGGCGCCCCGAACGCCCCGAGGACGCCACCCATGTCACGGACGCGGAGGCCGCCTGCTACGCGGGCGTCGCCCGCAAACCCTGA
- a CDS encoding RNA polymerase sigma factor — MSADRDRPLPACAPAHVRAAELSPLPRCSLPASASDPFDHRLSITFEAFLATHARKWLTYAYLHTGSEAAAREVTRAAYGQLGRLWPHALRQASVEAYAWSVLKERVVEWLYDHQQPTALTETAAFAVVTHALLRECQQQFAMLESQLGLYAAIARLPERQCDVIVLRHVIGYSDAQIGSLLGVDEVTVRSYASRGKRKLAAALGIDQGNARGN, encoded by the coding sequence GTGAGCGCAGACCGGGACCGACCGCTACCGGCGTGCGCTCCGGCGCATGTCCGTGCCGCGGAGTTATCGCCACTCCCCCGCTGTTCGCTCCCGGCCTCCGCATCGGACCCGTTCGACCACCGGCTGTCGATCACTTTCGAGGCCTTTCTGGCCACGCACGCGCGGAAGTGGCTGACCTACGCCTATCTGCACACGGGCAGCGAGGCCGCGGCCCGTGAGGTCACCCGGGCCGCCTACGGGCAGCTCGGCCGGCTGTGGCCGCACGCGCTGCGGCAGGCGTCGGTGGAGGCCTACGCCTGGTCGGTCCTCAAGGAACGGGTCGTGGAGTGGCTGTACGACCACCAGCAGCCCACCGCGCTCACCGAGACCGCCGCCTTCGCCGTCGTCACCCACGCCCTGCTGCGCGAGTGCCAGCAGCAATTCGCCATGCTGGAGAGCCAGTTGGGGCTGTACGCGGCCATCGCCCGGCTGCCGGAGCGGCAGTGCGATGTGATCGTGCTGCGCCATGTCATCGGGTACAGCGACGCCCAGATCGGCTCGCTGCTCGGCGTCGACGAAGTCACCGTCCGCTCCTATGCGAGCCGCGGCAAGCGCAAGCTCGCGGCCGCGCTCGGTATCGATCAGGGAAACGCAAGGGGGAACTGA
- the dhaM gene encoding dihydroxyacetone kinase phosphoryl donor subunit DhaM — protein MSTGTANGTAGGADARVGVVLVSHSGPVAESVATLAVGLAGGGDTVPVAAAGGTPDGGLGTSAELITEAARSVDRGAGVAVLVDLGSAVLTVKALIAEGDELPEGARLVDAPFVEGAVAAVVTASAGADLNAVAAAAGEAYGYRKE, from the coding sequence GTGAGCACGGGTACGGCGAACGGGACGGCCGGCGGCGCGGACGCGCGGGTCGGGGTGGTGCTGGTGTCGCACAGCGGGCCGGTCGCGGAGTCGGTGGCGACGCTGGCGGTCGGGCTGGCCGGCGGCGGGGACACGGTGCCGGTGGCCGCCGCGGGCGGTACCCCGGACGGCGGTCTCGGCACGAGTGCGGAGCTGATCACCGAGGCGGCGCGGTCGGTGGACCGTGGTGCGGGTGTGGCGGTCCTGGTCGACCTGGGCAGCGCCGTACTGACCGTGAAGGCGCTGATCGCCGAGGGGGACGAACTCCCCGAGGGCGCCCGGCTGGTGGACGCGCCGTTCGTGGAGGGCGCGGTGGCCGCCGTGGTCACCGCGTCGGCCGGGGCGGATCTGAACGCGGTCGCGGCGGCGGCCGGGGAGGCGTACGGCTACCGCAAGGAGTAG